Proteins co-encoded in one Deltaproteobacteria bacterium genomic window:
- the murG gene encoding undecaprenyldiphospho-muramoylpentapeptide beta-N-acetylglucosaminyltransferase, which translates to MRVLITGGGTGGHVFPAVAIAEALERRMPDVTLAFAGMATGMEARIVAGLGRRFFPIAAAPFKGRRMLDRVRAVPTLVCAVRAASRVLTEFAPDAVVGTGGYVSAPLMGAAAWRRLPTLIHEQNSIPGLTNRLLGRVVRRVCTTYPQSNHFFPPRKVLRTGMPLRHAIVERLRTRVQPPGPPWTIFVMGGSQGARRVNELVIGALAGLGRSGVPCQVIHQIGSSIDTATVERAYRDAGIAAEVYHFIDEIEAVYARAHLVIGRAGASSVAEIALAGLPALLIPYPHAADNHQEENARAVVASGGALLLREAETNSAQLLATCLAVLQDPARLAAMSAAMHALATPHAAEQIVDAVVELVQNV; encoded by the coding sequence ATGCGCGTCTTGATCACAGGTGGAGGGACAGGGGGCCATGTGTTTCCAGCGGTAGCGATTGCGGAGGCGTTGGAACGACGCATGCCGGATGTCACGCTGGCCTTTGCTGGCATGGCGACCGGCATGGAGGCGCGCATCGTGGCGGGCTTAGGCAGGCGGTTCTTTCCGATCGCGGCCGCACCATTCAAAGGGCGGCGGATGTTGGATAGGGTGCGCGCCGTGCCGACGTTGGTGTGTGCCGTGCGCGCGGCCAGCCGCGTGTTAACCGAGTTCGCGCCCGATGCTGTGGTGGGAACTGGCGGCTACGTTTCTGCGCCGCTGATGGGTGCGGCCGCGTGGCGGCGATTGCCGACGTTGATCCACGAACAGAACAGCATTCCAGGACTGACGAATCGACTGCTCGGGCGGGTGGTGCGGCGGGTCTGTACGACCTATCCGCAATCGAATCATTTTTTCCCGCCCCGGAAAGTGTTGCGGACCGGGATGCCGTTGCGGCACGCGATTGTGGAGCGATTGCGGACGCGCGTGCAGCCGCCGGGGCCGCCGTGGACAATCTTTGTGATGGGCGGTTCGCAAGGGGCGCGGCGCGTGAATGAACTCGTGATCGGCGCGCTGGCGGGACTGGGACGCAGCGGAGTGCCGTGCCAGGTCATTCATCAAATCGGGTCTTCGATCGACACAGCGACGGTGGAACGCGCGTATCGCGACGCGGGCATCGCGGCGGAGGTCTATCACTTCATCGATGAAATTGAGGCGGTGTATGCGCGTGCCCACTTGGTGATCGGTCGCGCCGGCGCCAGCAGCGTGGCGGAAATCGCGTTGGCGGGATTGCCGGCGCTGCTGATCCCGTATCCGCACGCGGCGGACAACCACCAAGAGGAAAATGCGCGCGCGGTCGTGGCGTCCGGTGGCGCGTTGCTGTTGCGCGAGGCCGAAACCAATAGTGCGCAGCTGCTCGCGACCTGTCTCGCCGTGTTGCAAGACCCGGCGCGGTTGGCGGCGATGAGCGCCGCGATGCATGCCCTCGCGACGCCGCACGCGGCGGAACAGATTGTGGATGCCGTCGTGGAGTTAGTACAAAATGTTTAA
- a CDS encoding phospho-N-acetylmuramoyl-pentapeptide-transferase, with product MLYHFLYPLRDHYVGFGVFQYITFRTFMAIFTALAVYLVFGRPMIRWLTRRQFWQTVRDDGPATHLKKAGTPTMGGLLIWLAVGVSLGLWGRWDNGYVLFTVAVGFAYGMIGFFDDYRKLILRDPKGLQARYKFPLQMVAAALAVLILFDVVGFDRHLAIPFFKVLAPDLHWWYVLFGTIVIAGAANAVNLTDGLDGLVAGPGIMSYLAYGIFAYAVGHATIAGYLQIPFAPTTAGPTGIPGVGELTVLCGAVVGGLIGFLWFNAHPAEIFMGDVGSLPLGAMLGAIALLTKQELLLVVVGGIFVLETISVMVQVASFKLTRRRVFRMAPLHHHFELKGWPESRVIVRFWIVALVLALVSLTTLKIR from the coding sequence ATGCTGTATCACTTTCTCTATCCGCTGCGCGATCACTACGTCGGGTTCGGCGTCTTCCAATACATCACGTTTCGCACGTTCATGGCGATCTTTACCGCGTTGGCCGTGTATTTGGTGTTCGGTCGTCCGATGATCCGTTGGCTGACGCGGCGCCAGTTTTGGCAAACGGTGCGCGATGACGGGCCGGCCACGCATTTGAAAAAAGCGGGCACGCCGACGATGGGTGGGCTGCTGATTTGGTTGGCCGTCGGCGTGTCGCTTGGCTTGTGGGGGCGTTGGGATAACGGCTACGTGCTCTTCACGGTGGCCGTGGGGTTTGCGTACGGGATGATCGGATTTTTCGACGACTATCGGAAGTTGATCTTGCGTGATCCGAAAGGTCTGCAAGCGCGGTACAAATTTCCGCTGCAAATGGTCGCGGCCGCATTGGCGGTGCTGATCCTCTTCGATGTCGTCGGCTTCGATCGCCATTTGGCGATTCCGTTCTTCAAGGTCTTAGCGCCGGATCTCCACTGGTGGTACGTCTTGTTCGGCACGATCGTGATCGCCGGCGCCGCGAACGCGGTCAATTTGACCGACGGCCTCGACGGCCTCGTCGCCGGACCCGGGATCATGTCGTATCTGGCGTACGGCATTTTCGCCTACGCAGTCGGCCACGCGACGATCGCCGGCTATTTACAAATTCCGTTCGCGCCGACGACGGCCGGTCCCACGGGGATTCCGGGCGTCGGCGAATTGACCGTGCTGTGCGGCGCCGTGGTTGGCGGTTTGATCGGCTTCCTCTGGTTTAACGCGCATCCTGCGGAAATTTTTATGGGCGATGTTGGGTCGCTGCCGCTCGGCGCGATGTTGGGCGCGATCGCATTGCTGACGAAGCAGGAACTGTTGTTAGTCGTCGTGGGCGGCATTTTCGTCCTCGAGACCATTTCCGTGATGGTGCAAGTGGCCTCGTTCAAACTGACGCGGCGCCGCGTGTTTCGGATGGCCCCACTCCACCATCACTTCGAATTGAAGGGTTGGCCCGAGTCGCGTGTGATCGTCCGTTTTTGGATCGTGGCGTTAGTGTTGGCGCTCGTGAGTCTGACGACGCTCAAAATACGGTAA
- a CDS encoding UDP-N-acetylmuramoyl-tripeptide--D-alanyl-D-alanine ligase, producing MELTIEQVIVATGASVVQAGDAAPMTGLAIDSRKLAPHEWFVAIKGPHFDGHDFVTDLLARGVPGVIVNRDLPNLRTQALTHARTVPWIIRVPDTITALGAIAKMWRARQSALVRIGITGSNGKSTTKEMVASVVGARGPVLKTEGNFNNLIGMPLVLLRLSAEHRTAVIEMGMSEFGEIAAMTEFLDPDVGVITNVAPCHLVSLGTVENVAKAKGELFATMRRDATVVVNQEDRWARELGAAYPGRKISYGMQNACEVQFGRMTSDGLGTTDLTLYVRGAEQRTQIPLPGTHNVMNALAATAVGLALEIPVATIMERLPHFTPMRMRMERVQLENGVQVINDCYNANPLSMQMALRTVGTAKRAGRFLAVLGDMLELGDEALVRHQDVGTQAVAAGVHALFLCGEFAEAVASGARDAGGADVVRQTAPDVTALCEAVAQTAQRGDVVLVKGSRGMQMERVVEFLKQRFGVN from the coding sequence ATGGAACTGACGATTGAACAAGTGATCGTGGCGACCGGTGCGTCTGTCGTGCAGGCGGGCGATGCGGCGCCGATGACGGGGCTCGCGATCGATTCACGCAAACTCGCACCGCACGAATGGTTCGTTGCGATTAAAGGCCCGCATTTCGACGGCCACGATTTCGTCACGGATCTGTTGGCGCGCGGTGTTCCGGGAGTCATCGTGAATCGCGACCTTCCGAACTTACGCACTCAAGCACTTACGCACGCACGCACTGTGCCGTGGATCATCCGTGTCCCGGATACGATCACCGCATTGGGCGCGATCGCGAAGATGTGGCGGGCACGGCAATCCGCACTGGTGCGCATCGGGATCACCGGCAGCAACGGGAAATCGACGACGAAAGAAATGGTCGCCAGTGTGGTCGGCGCGCGCGGGCCGGTGCTGAAGACGGAGGGGAATTTCAATAATTTGATCGGCATGCCGTTGGTCCTGCTCCGTTTGAGCGCGGAACATCGCACCGCAGTCATTGAAATGGGCATGAGCGAGTTCGGCGAGATCGCCGCGATGACGGAATTTCTCGATCCCGACGTCGGCGTGATCACGAACGTCGCGCCGTGCCATTTAGTGTCGCTCGGCACCGTGGAAAATGTGGCGAAGGCGAAGGGCGAGTTGTTTGCGACGATGCGGCGCGACGCGACGGTGGTCGTCAATCAAGAGGATCGCTGGGCGCGTGAGTTGGGCGCCGCCTATCCCGGAAGGAAAATCAGCTACGGGATGCAAAATGCATGTGAGGTGCAGTTCGGTCGCATGACCTCTGACGGGCTCGGCACGACGGATCTGACCTTGTACGTGCGCGGCGCGGAACAGCGGACGCAGATCCCGTTGCCGGGGACGCACAACGTGATGAATGCGCTTGCGGCGACGGCGGTCGGGCTGGCGTTGGAAATCCCAGTGGCCACGATTATGGAACGGCTCCCGCACTTTACGCCGATGCGGATGCGGATGGAGCGCGTGCAGCTCGAGAACGGCGTGCAAGTGATCAACGATTGCTACAACGCGAATCCGCTCTCGATGCAAATGGCGTTGCGGACGGTCGGAACGGCGAAGCGGGCCGGACGCTTCTTGGCCGTGCTCGGCGACATGTTGGAGCTCGGCGACGAGGCGCTGGTGCGACATCAGGATGTCGGCACGCAGGCGGTCGCGGCCGGGGTGCATGCGTTGTTTCTCTGCGGCGAATTCGCCGAGGCCGTGGCGAGCGGTGCCCGGGATGCCGGCGGCGCGGATGTCGTGCGGCAGACGGCGCCCGATGTCACGGCCTTGTGCGAAGCCGTGGCGCAGACGGCGCAGCGCGGCGATGTGGTGTTGGTGAAGGGCTCGCGCGGCATGCAGATGGAGCGTGTCGTGGAATTCTTGAAACAACGATTTGGGGTCAACTGA
- the murD gene encoding UDP-N-acetylmuramoyl-L-alanine--D-glutamate ligase: MRMELRGKKILVVGLGRSGLAAARFCAEAGAQVVVCDAAPAAQCAAAQAALAAYLITFHFDGEPLACFTATDLVVASPGVPLTNPGMVAARTAGIPIVSEMELAVRCCATPIIAVSGTNGKSTTVTLIGEMLRAAGIPAVVGGNLGTPLLAQLHEAAAARFWVIEVSSYQLETTPSLRPRIAVMLNITPDHLDRYANFAAYAAAKALLWQSLSADADAVFNADDAQVVAQLGACPARRIPFTRHAPRRAQVGAWCADGVMQLCRPDARTERVDLRTARLTGAHNQENMMAAACAALCAGASVEAIAQVCHSFPGLPHRCQLVHEWHGVRFFDDSKGTNVGSVVKSLAGFSAPVLLLAGGLDKGAGYAELREPVRHGVKTLVLFGAARDLMQRELRDCTETVVVDGMAEAVQTAVARAVPGDVVLLSPACASFDQYRNYAERGDDFARWARHWTSEENR, from the coding sequence ATGCGAATGGAACTGCGCGGGAAAAAAATCTTAGTCGTTGGCTTGGGTCGCTCCGGTCTCGCGGCCGCGCGGTTTTGTGCGGAGGCAGGCGCGCAGGTAGTCGTCTGCGACGCGGCGCCGGCGGCGCAATGTGCGGCCGCACAGGCCGCGTTGGCGGCGTATCTGATCACGTTCCATTTCGACGGCGAGCCGCTCGCCTGTTTTACCGCCACCGATCTGGTCGTGGCGAGTCCGGGCGTCCCGCTCACCAATCCCGGGATGGTCGCCGCGCGGACGGCCGGGATCCCGATCGTCAGCGAAATGGAGTTGGCGGTGCGGTGCTGTGCCACGCCGATTATTGCGGTCAGTGGGACCAACGGCAAATCGACGACCGTCACGTTGATCGGCGAGATGTTGCGCGCGGCCGGCATTCCCGCCGTCGTGGGCGGCAATCTCGGGACGCCGTTGTTGGCGCAGCTGCACGAGGCAGCCGCCGCGCGATTTTGGGTGATCGAAGTGAGCAGCTATCAACTCGAAACCACGCCGAGTCTGCGTCCGCGAATTGCGGTCATGTTGAATATTACGCCCGACCATTTGGATCGATACGCCAATTTTGCCGCGTATGCTGCCGCGAAGGCGTTGTTGTGGCAGTCGCTGTCGGCGGATGCGGATGCGGTGTTCAATGCCGATGACGCGCAAGTCGTGGCTCAGCTCGGCGCCTGCCCGGCGCGCCGGATCCCGTTCACGCGGCATGCACCGCGGCGTGCGCAGGTCGGCGCGTGGTGCGCGGATGGCGTGATGCAGCTGTGTCGGCCGGACGCGCGTACGGAGCGGGTCGATCTGCGGACCGCGCGACTGACCGGGGCGCACAATCAGGAAAATATGATGGCCGCCGCGTGCGCTGCCTTGTGCGCCGGCGCATCCGTCGAGGCGATCGCCCAAGTGTGCCACAGTTTCCCCGGTCTGCCGCATCGTTGCCAGCTCGTGCACGAATGGCACGGCGTGCGTTTCTTTGACGACTCGAAGGGAACGAATGTCGGCTCGGTCGTGAAGTCGCTTGCCGGATTTTCCGCGCCGGTCTTGCTGTTGGCGGGCGGCCTCGACAAAGGGGCGGGCTATGCCGAACTGCGCGAACCGGTGCGGCATGGGGTCAAGACGTTAGTCCTCTTCGGTGCGGCACGCGACTTGATGCAACGCGAGTTGCGCGATTGTACGGAAACGGTCGTGGTCGACGGGATGGCCGAAGCCGTGCAAACGGCAGTGGCTCGCGCGGTCCCAGGCGACGTCGTGCTGCTCTCGCCGGCGTGCGCGAGTTTCGATCAATATCGCAACTACGCCGAACGCGGCGACGATTTCGCGCGCTGGGCGCGACATTGGACATCCGAGGAGAATCGCTAA
- the rsmH gene encoding 16S rRNA (cytosine(1402)-N(4))-methyltransferase RsmH, with translation MSFHVPVMVTEVLEYLAPRSGGIYVDLTAGDGGHMVALLEASRPDGRVIGLDVDAAAIERAQARLARFGARAQLIHENYASGVSVVQGQHIAAVDGIVADLGVSSQQLDVAGRGFSFQKTGPLDMRMDRSRGVTAAELVNTASEQELVHWLYTYGEERFAKRIARALCARRAVAPIQTTAELAEVVRGAMPGAARSRGGRRIDPATRVFQALRIVVNGELLNVERMLETAPRLLQVGGRLAVMSYHSLEDRLVKHRFRRYAVEEGFHLVMKRPIAATVQEVRENPRARSAKLRVLERR, from the coding sequence ATGAGCTTCCACGTCCCCGTCATGGTCACCGAAGTCTTAGAATATCTGGCTCCGCGGTCGGGTGGAATTTACGTGGATCTGACGGCGGGGGATGGCGGGCATATGGTGGCGCTGTTGGAAGCGAGTCGGCCGGATGGTCGCGTGATCGGGCTTGATGTGGATGCGGCGGCGATTGAACGGGCGCAAGCACGATTGGCGCGGTTCGGCGCGCGAGCGCAATTGATTCATGAAAACTATGCCTCTGGGGTGAGTGTGGTGCAGGGACAACACATCGCGGCGGTAGATGGCATCGTGGCGGACCTTGGGGTCTCCAGCCAACAACTGGATGTTGCGGGGCGTGGGTTTAGTTTTCAGAAGACCGGGCCGCTCGATATGCGGATGGATCGGAGTCGGGGCGTGACGGCGGCCGAGTTGGTGAATACGGCTTCGGAGCAAGAATTGGTGCACTGGTTGTATACATATGGGGAAGAGCGTTTTGCGAAGCGGATCGCGCGGGCGTTGTGCGCGCGGCGCGCCGTGGCGCCGATCCAAACGACGGCCGAATTAGCGGAAGTCGTGCGCGGCGCGATGCCTGGCGCGGCGCGTTCGCGTGGCGGACGACGGATCGATCCGGCGACGCGAGTGTTCCAAGCGCTGCGGATCGTCGTGAACGGCGAGCTGTTGAATGTGGAGCGGATGTTGGAAACGGCACCGCGGCTGTTGCAGGTGGGCGGGCGTTTGGCGGTGATGAGTTATCATTCGCTGGAAGATCGATTGGTGAAGCATCGGTTTCGTCGATATGCCGTCGAAGAGGGATTTCACTTAGTGATGAAGCGACCGATCGCGGCGACGGTGCAAGAAGTGCGGGAAAATCCACGGGCGCGGAGCGCGAAGTTGCGTGTGTTGGAGCGGCGATGA
- the ftsW gene encoding putative lipid II flippase FtsW: protein MQRAHYDYWLLCIVVMLVAFGVVMVYSASAVLAAERYGDAYFFLKKQLVFVALGGGVAMIVARIPYAYWRHAVYPLIGVSLGLALLAYVPGLRSVASGAARWVRIGPFTFQPSELVKIALIVFLAYSLEKKGERMRQFAVGVLPHLVVGGLMMAVVMGQRDFGSTFIMGSVLLFLLFAARVRLTYLVALGLAALPLIYFAVARVAYRRARILAFLDPWSDRYGSGFQIIQSLISFYHGGVWGRGLGEGQQKLFYLPEAHTDFIAAVLAEELGLVGLFLLTSLFVVLTVRGLRAAWRAPDGFGRYLALGITALIAWQAIANLSVVMGLFPTKGMVLPFISYGGSALLATLFGMGILLNVSSYAVARDRAETNAVRAPVKNTKRPFALTTQALCAS from the coding sequence ATGCAACGCGCGCATTATGATTATTGGCTCCTCTGCATCGTCGTGATGCTGGTCGCGTTCGGTGTGGTGATGGTCTACAGCGCCAGCGCAGTCTTGGCCGCGGAGCGCTACGGCGATGCGTATTTCTTTCTGAAAAAGCAACTCGTGTTCGTGGCGCTGGGCGGCGGAGTTGCCATGATCGTCGCACGGATTCCGTACGCGTATTGGCGCCATGCCGTGTATCCGTTGATCGGCGTGAGTCTCGGATTGGCGTTGCTGGCGTATGTCCCGGGTCTGCGCAGCGTTGCCAGCGGCGCGGCGCGGTGGGTCCGGATTGGCCCGTTCACGTTCCAACCTTCTGAATTGGTGAAGATCGCATTGATCGTGTTCCTGGCGTACTCCTTAGAAAAGAAGGGCGAGCGGATGCGGCAGTTCGCGGTCGGCGTGCTGCCGCATTTGGTCGTCGGCGGACTGATGATGGCAGTCGTGATGGGCCAGCGCGACTTCGGCTCCACGTTCATCATGGGATCGGTGCTGCTCTTCCTGCTCTTCGCGGCGCGGGTGCGGCTCACGTATTTAGTCGCACTGGGGTTGGCGGCGCTGCCGCTCATCTATTTCGCCGTGGCGCGAGTGGCGTATCGCCGCGCGCGCATCCTCGCGTTTCTCGATCCGTGGAGCGACCGCTACGGGTCGGGATTCCAGATCATCCAATCGCTGATCTCGTTTTATCACGGCGGCGTCTGGGGACGCGGGCTCGGCGAGGGCCAGCAGAAGTTGTTTTATCTCCCCGAGGCGCACACCGATTTTATCGCGGCGGTGTTGGCGGAAGAGTTGGGGCTGGTCGGTCTGTTCCTGTTGACGAGCTTGTTCGTGGTGCTGACGGTGCGTGGGTTGCGGGCCGCGTGGCGCGCGCCGGACGGATTCGGGCGCTATCTCGCATTGGGCATCACGGCGCTGATTGCGTGGCAGGCGATCGCCAATCTGTCGGTCGTGATGGGACTGTTTCCGACGAAAGGGATGGTGCTGCCGTTTATCAGTTACGGCGGGTCGGCCCTGTTAGCGACGCTATTCGGAATGGGAATCTTGCTGAACGTCTCGTCGTATGCGGTGGCGCGGGATCGCGCCGAGACCAATGCGGTGCGGGCTCCGGTGAAAAATACGAAGCGGCCATTCGCACTGACGACACAGGCGTTATGCGCGTCTTGA
- a CDS encoding UDP-N-acetylmuramoyl-L-alanyl-D-glutamate--2,6-diaminopimelate ligase, translated as MMEARSLEMLLQACAVVHVQGPTDRAVTGVAYHTQSVRPGMLFVALPGAQADGRLYVAAAVAAGAVAVVAQAPIAVPSAVTIIHVPDARLALAQLSAAWWGEPTRALRLVGITGTNGKTTLTYLLEAIWCAAGRSPGVIGTINYRYAQTVVAAPTTTPESYDLQALCRRMLGAQVTDVAMEVSSHALIQRRVDASHFDGAIFTNLSQDHLDYHGTMSAYAAAKRRLFGELLTASCKTARFAVVNADDAMATEMTTDCKVPILRYSEGVAAEVFPRHVTTDLHGTRMDVRTPVGEFAVQSPLVGRFNVQNLLAAIGAAVAMEVPSAAIAAGTAAMAQVPGRLERVAGPHGVTVFVDYAHTPDALRNVLMTVRALTRGRVVTVFGCGGDRDQSKRPLMGEAAARSSDVVVVTSDNPRTEDPASIIAQIVPGIGTARHEVIVDRAAAIQRALAMAVAGDVVLIAGKGHEDYQIVGTEKRHFDDREVVRTWMEQQSRGAYGTDD; from the coding sequence ATGATGGAAGCGCGATCATTAGAAATGTTGTTGCAGGCGTGCGCGGTCGTGCACGTGCAAGGTCCGACCGATCGTGCGGTGACGGGCGTGGCCTATCATACGCAGTCGGTGCGGCCGGGAATGCTGTTCGTGGCGTTGCCGGGCGCACAAGCGGATGGGCGGCTGTATGTTGCAGCGGCGGTGGCGGCCGGCGCAGTGGCGGTGGTCGCGCAGGCGCCGATAGCGGTGCCGTCCGCAGTGACGATTATTCACGTGCCGGATGCGCGCTTGGCCTTGGCGCAATTGTCCGCCGCGTGGTGGGGCGAGCCGACGCGCGCGTTGCGTCTGGTGGGGATCACCGGGACCAATGGGAAGACGACGCTGACGTATCTGTTGGAGGCGATTTGGTGCGCGGCCGGCCGATCGCCCGGAGTGATCGGAACGATCAATTATCGCTATGCGCAGACCGTGGTTGCGGCGCCGACCACGACGCCGGAGTCATATGACTTGCAGGCGTTGTGTCGCCGCATGCTCGGGGCGCAGGTAACCGATGTCGCGATGGAAGTTTCGTCGCATGCGTTGATACAGCGACGGGTCGATGCGAGTCATTTCGATGGCGCGATCTTTACGAATCTCTCGCAGGACCACCTCGATTACCACGGAACGATGAGCGCCTATGCGGCGGCGAAGCGGCGTCTGTTCGGCGAATTGTTGACGGCGAGCTGCAAAACCGCGCGCTTTGCGGTCGTGAACGCAGATGATGCGATGGCGACGGAGATGACGACCGACTGCAAGGTGCCGATCTTGCGCTACAGCGAAGGCGTGGCGGCCGAGGTGTTTCCGCGGCACGTGACGACGGATTTGCACGGGACACGGATGGACGTCCGGACGCCGGTCGGAGAGTTTGCAGTGCAGTCGCCGCTCGTCGGGCGCTTTAATGTGCAAAATCTCTTAGCGGCGATCGGCGCGGCCGTGGCGATGGAAGTGCCGTCGGCCGCGATTGCGGCGGGCACGGCCGCGATGGCGCAAGTCCCGGGCCGACTGGAGCGCGTGGCCGGCCCGCACGGTGTGACGGTGTTTGTCGATTATGCCCATACGCCGGATGCATTGCGGAATGTCTTAATGACCGTGCGTGCATTGACGCGCGGGCGGGTGGTGACGGTGTTCGGATGCGGGGGCGATCGGGATCAGAGCAAGCGGCCGCTCATGGGGGAGGCGGCCGCCCGGTCGAGCGATGTCGTGGTGGTGACGTCGGACAACCCGCGGACGGAAGACCCAGCGTCCATTATTGCGCAGATCGTGCCGGGCATTGGGACGGCGCGCCACGAAGTGATTGTGGATCGGGCGGCCGCGATTCAGCGGGCGCTGGCGATGGCTGTGGCCGGTGACGTGGTGCTGATCGCCGGCAAGGGACACGAAGACTATCAAATCGTCGGGACGGAGAAACGCCACTTCGACGATCGGGAAGTGGTGCGGACATGGATGGAGCAGCAATCGCGTGGAGCATATGGAACTGACGATTGA
- a CDS encoding transpeptidase family protein, with the protein MNDGGDAAERPSGARFVVLAVFLFCGFGAVLTRAVYLQCVDDKSLQWVAQKQSKAVVPMARKRGKILDARGRELAVSVPVQSIFADPSAIVDPHATLDAIDHVVPLGKARDQAARRMRVGKRFAWVVRRVAPELAEVVRNLRLPGIHFVEENQRNYPNGMLASQLLGAVGYDAEPLAGVELAYQEYLSGTARHMIYERDARGRFFFTPVQGDVENAAATATPVGLTANATSAGSRDDEAVGTIVLTIDKAIQYFTEQALERGAVAAASKGAVAVVVEVETGRILAMASHPTFDPNAYADYPQDAWRNRVLTDTFEPGSTFKALIIAAALEAGVPPTQRFDCQRGLLRVGSHVLHDAHPHGVLPVADIIQVSSNIGTAKVAAVIGKERIGAALRDFGIGGKTGIDFPGEAGGVLRAAERWSPVEFATIAFGQGVTVTPLQMAMAFTALAHDGWLMRPYLVEQIRSGSGEIVHQGDPQPVRQVVSAKTAAVMRTLLQRVVEAGGTGQAAASSRYPTAGKTGTAQKVVEGRKGYAAGKYFASFVGMSPVVQPKIVVFVGLDEPKGAYYGGAVAAPIFREIVEATLQYLEVPSTDAPVLLADGTAVYQPPVTNHRLSVSGHQSPVTSHQPRVPADDAVVGFVRQDGDRIIVPNLVGLSLREVVRLTGEVPVALKVKGAGRAITQSPLPGTVLTAERPMEVEFGLPE; encoded by the coding sequence ATGAACGATGGCGGGGACGCGGCGGAACGGCCCAGCGGGGCGCGCTTTGTGGTGTTGGCGGTTTTTTTGTTTTGTGGATTCGGCGCGGTGCTGACGCGGGCGGTCTATTTGCAATGTGTCGACGATAAAAGTCTGCAGTGGGTGGCGCAAAAACAGTCGAAGGCGGTCGTGCCGATGGCGCGGAAGCGCGGCAAGATCCTCGATGCGCGCGGTCGGGAGTTGGCGGTGAGTGTTCCGGTCCAGTCGATTTTTGCCGATCCGAGCGCAATCGTGGATCCGCACGCGACGCTCGACGCGATCGATCATGTAGTGCCGTTAGGCAAAGCGCGCGATCAGGCAGCGCGGCGGATGCGGGTCGGCAAGCGTTTTGCGTGGGTGGTGCGGCGCGTGGCGCCGGAGCTGGCGGAGGTGGTGCGTAATTTACGGCTGCCGGGAATCCATTTCGTCGAAGAGAATCAGCGCAATTATCCGAATGGCATGCTGGCCAGCCAGCTGTTGGGGGCCGTTGGATACGACGCCGAACCGTTGGCCGGTGTGGAGTTGGCCTATCAGGAATACTTAAGCGGCACGGCGCGCCATATGATCTATGAGCGCGATGCGCGCGGGCGCTTTTTCTTTACGCCGGTGCAGGGCGACGTGGAAAACGCTGCGGCAACGGCGACGCCGGTCGGTCTCACGGCGAACGCGACGAGCGCAGGCAGCCGCGATGACGAAGCCGTCGGCACGATCGTGCTGACGATCGATAAGGCGATCCAATATTTTACCGAACAGGCGTTGGAGCGTGGCGCGGTGGCCGCAGCCAGCAAAGGCGCCGTGGCGGTGGTTGTGGAAGTCGAGACCGGGCGCATTCTCGCGATGGCGAGCCATCCGACCTTCGATCCGAATGCCTACGCCGACTATCCGCAGGACGCGTGGCGGAATCGGGTGCTGACCGATACGTTTGAACCGGGCTCGACGTTCAAGGCGTTGATCATTGCGGCGGCGTTGGAGGCCGGAGTGCCGCCGACGCAGCGGTTTGATTGCCAACGCGGGTTGTTGCGAGTCGGCTCGCATGTCTTGCACGATGCGCATCCGCATGGAGTGTTGCCGGTGGCGGACATCATTCAGGTATCGAGCAATATCGGTACGGCCAAAGTCGCGGCCGTGATTGGCAAGGAGCGGATCGGAGCCGCGCTGCGCGATTTCGGGATCGGCGGGAAAACGGGCATTGATTTTCCCGGCGAGGCCGGCGGGGTGCTGCGCGCGGCAGAGCGCTGGTCGCCGGTGGAATTCGCGACGATTGCGTTTGGGCAAGGCGTGACGGTCACACCGCTGCAAATGGCGATGGCCTTTACGGCGTTGGCGCATGACGGCTGGTTGATGCGGCCGTATCTCGTAGAACAAATTCGCTCAGGGAGCGGGGAGATCGTGCATCAAGGGGATCCGCAGCCGGTGCGGCAAGTCGTGTCGGCGAAGACGGCGGCCGTGATGCGGACCTTGTTGCAGCGGGTGGTGGAGGCCGGAGGCACCGGACAGGCCGCCGCGTCGTCGCGCTATCCGACGGCCGGTAAGACCGGGACGGCCCAAAAAGTGGTGGAGGGTCGCAAGGGATACGCGGCCGGAAAATATTTCGCGTCGTTTGTCGGCATGTCGCCGGTCGTGCAACCGAAGATTGTTGTGTTCGTGGGGCTCGATGAGCCGAAAGGCGCGTATTATGGCGGTGCCGTGGCGGCCCCGATCTTCCGCGAAATTGTCGAGGCGACGTTGCAGTATCTCGAAGTGCCGTCGACGGATGCGCCGGTGTTGTTGGCCGATGGCACGGCTGTTTACCAGCCCCCAGTCACCAACCACCGACTATCGGTTTCCGGCCACCAGTCACCAGTCACCAGCCACCAGCCACGGGTGCCGGCCGACGATGCAGTGGTGGGTTTTGTGCGACAAGATGGCGATCGGATCATCGTGCCGAACCTCGTGGGGCTCTCGTTGCGGGAAGTCGTGCGCTTGACGGGCGAAGTGCCGGTGGCGCTGAAAGTCAAAGGGGCCGGCCGGGCGATTACGCAGTCGCCGCTTCCGGGGACCGTGTTGACGGCCGAACGGCCGATGGAAGTGGAGTTTGGGTTGCCGGAGTAA